The following are encoded in a window of Flavobacteriales bacterium genomic DNA:
- a CDS encoding zinc-binding dehydrogenase, whose amino-acid sequence MKAWVLTKYGEPRTSMALQDVHDPHPEAKQVLIRCEGFGLNYADVMAVKGLYRDAPKAPFVPGYEVVGRVERAGAEVPPGLLGKRVVAMTRFGGYAELAVTDHRALAVVPDDVPLAEAAALATQGCTAWYMAMIARPLRPGQRVLVHSAAGGVGQLLVQLAVHAGCVVYAVASGPEKMAYLEKLGAQHPIDRRKGDYAVQLQALLGREKLDASFNAVGGSTFRKDLRLLGSGGALMLFGGSERGEGGLFGTLRFVWRMGLVVPIFLMMKSKSLVGVNMLRISEHKPELIAACLQGVAQAHAEGWLRPQAHRSFAGQGLADALELLGSGASIGKVAVRW is encoded by the coding sequence ATGAAAGCCTGGGTACTGACCAAGTATGGCGAGCCGCGCACATCAATGGCCCTCCAGGATGTGCACGATCCGCATCCGGAAGCGAAGCAGGTGCTGATCCGTTGCGAAGGCTTCGGATTGAACTACGCCGACGTGATGGCCGTGAAGGGCTTGTACCGCGATGCCCCGAAGGCGCCCTTCGTGCCCGGCTATGAGGTGGTGGGGCGCGTGGAGCGCGCAGGGGCTGAAGTACCCCCCGGCCTGCTGGGCAAGCGCGTGGTGGCCATGACGCGTTTCGGTGGCTATGCCGAGCTGGCCGTGACCGACCACCGCGCACTGGCGGTGGTCCCCGATGACGTTCCGCTGGCCGAGGCCGCGGCACTGGCCACCCAGGGTTGCACCGCCTGGTACATGGCCATGATCGCACGGCCCTTGCGTCCAGGACAACGTGTGCTGGTCCACAGTGCCGCGGGAGGTGTGGGGCAACTGCTGGTGCAGCTCGCCGTGCATGCGGGCTGCGTGGTGTACGCGGTGGCCTCAGGGCCGGAGAAGATGGCCTACCTGGAAAAACTCGGCGCGCAGCACCCCATCGACCGCCGCAAGGGCGACTATGCTGTGCAGCTGCAGGCGCTGCTGGGCCGCGAGAAACTCGATGCCAGCTTCAATGCCGTGGGCGGATCCACCTTCCGCAAGGACCTGCGGCTGTTGGGCAGCGGCGGTGCGCTGATGCTCTTCGGCGGCAGCGAACGCGGCGAAGGCGGCCTCTTCGGCACCCTGCGTTTCGTGTGGCGCATGGGCCTGGTGGTGCCCATCTTCCTCATGATGAAAAGCAAGAGCCTGGTGGGCGTGAACATGCTGCGCATCAGCGAGCACAAGCCGGAACTCATCGCCGCCTGCCTGCAGGGCGTGGCGCAGGCCCATGCCGAAGGCTGGTTGAGACCGCAGGCGCATCGCAGCTTCGCCGGCCAGGGGTTGGCCGATGCTTTGGAGCTGCTGGGCAGTGGCGCTTCCATCGGCAAGGTGGCCGTGCGCTGGTAG
- a CDS encoding arsenate reductase ArsC, translating to MRILILCTGNSCRSQMAEGWLRHYAGGRAEVVSAGTESHGLNARAVQVMAEAGVDIAHHRSKVVDEVLDRPFDLVVTVCDHAQERCPYVPGPAKRMHRSFPDPAKATGTEAEVLAAFRATRDEIQRFCQQLATTLP from the coding sequence ATGCGCATCCTCATCCTCTGCACCGGCAACAGCTGCAGGAGCCAGATGGCCGAGGGCTGGCTGCGGCACTACGCTGGCGGCAGGGCCGAGGTGGTGAGTGCCGGCACGGAGTCGCACGGCCTGAATGCCCGTGCGGTGCAGGTGATGGCCGAGGCCGGCGTGGACATCGCCCACCACCGCAGCAAGGTGGTGGACGAGGTGCTGGACCGGCCCTTTGACCTGGTGGTGACCGTTTGCGACCACGCGCAGGAGCGTTGCCCCTACGTGCCTGGCCCGGCCAAGCGCATGCACCGCAGCTTCCCCGATCCCGCCAAGGCGACCGGCACGGAGGCGGAGGTCCTCGCCGCCTTCCGCGCCACCCGCGACGAGATCCAGCGCTTCTGCCAACAGCTGGCCACCACACTGCCATGA
- a CDS encoding helix-turn-helix transcriptional regulator, which yields MSKSVIQRMRERISPETKRMVAKNLAICEQVRLLLAEKGLTQKDLAERMGKSPAEVSKWLSGLHNLTQQSIVKMEEALGADITITPEQAKHMLPDVRMVPVPAYATPSRKHFSMESCTDAEPMNVGKANNGMKLVA from the coding sequence ATGAGCAAGAGCGTGATCCAACGGATGCGGGAACGCATCAGCCCCGAGACCAAACGCATGGTGGCGAAGAACCTCGCCATCTGCGAACAGGTGCGCCTGCTGCTGGCCGAAAAGGGCCTTACGCAGAAGGACCTGGCCGAACGCATGGGCAAGAGCCCGGCCGAAGTGAGCAAGTGGCTCAGCGGCCTGCACAACCTCACGCAACAGAGCATCGTGAAGATGGAGGAAGCCCTCGGGGCCGACATCACCATCACGCCGGAGCAAGCCAAGCATATGCTGCCCGATGTGCGTATGGTCCCGGTACCGGCCTATGCCACTCCATCGCGCAAGCACTTCTCCATGGAAAGCTGCACCGATGCCGAGCCCATGAACGTGGGCAAGGCGAACAACGGGATGAAACTGGTGGCATGA
- a CDS encoding type II toxin-antitoxin system HigB family toxin codes for MRIIAKETLERYGKRHVQALQPLRAWHDLVKQETWATPEDIKRTFPTVSFVGGDRLVFNIKGNAFRLVARVRYKKPSTKNGVVYVIRIMTLAEYDKVDVTTLRYEG; via the coding sequence ATGCGGATCATCGCCAAGGAAACACTTGAACGGTACGGCAAGAGGCACGTGCAGGCCTTGCAACCCTTACGCGCATGGCATGATCTGGTGAAGCAGGAAACATGGGCCACTCCAGAGGATATCAAGAGGACCTTCCCGACAGTGTCATTTGTTGGAGGGGACCGGTTGGTCTTCAACATCAAGGGCAATGCGTTCCGCTTGGTGGCACGTGTGCGCTACAAGAAACCCTCCACGAAGAACGGTGTGGTCTATGTCATCCGCATCATGACCCTCGCCGAGTATGACAAAGTGGACGTAACCACGCTGCGCTATGAAGGTTAA
- a CDS encoding arsenite methyltransferase — MNNAQETKDMVRAKYAEIAKQDKGTNASSCCGAGGCSTEAYTIFSDDYSKLQGYNPDADLSLGCGLPTEFAGIKPGDTVLDLGSGAGNDCFVARAETGEDGRVIGVDLTPEMIAKAKENAAKLGYQNVEFRLGDIEALPLTSSVVDVVVSNCVLNLVPDKRKAFREVLRVLKPGGHFSISDVVLRGELPEKLQAAAEMYAGCVSGALQEHDYLGIIHDLGFEQVSVQKRKPIIIPDDILRNYLGEDELATFKAGGTGIFSITVSARKPNKQGMMPEQVRHDKAELKAACCGSGSNCC, encoded by the coding sequence ATGAACAACGCACAAGAGACCAAGGACATGGTCCGCGCCAAGTACGCGGAGATCGCGAAGCAGGACAAGGGCACCAATGCCTCGAGTTGTTGCGGCGCTGGCGGCTGCTCCACCGAGGCCTACACCATCTTCAGCGATGACTACTCCAAGCTCCAGGGCTACAACCCCGATGCGGACCTCAGCCTCGGCTGTGGCTTGCCTACCGAGTTCGCGGGCATCAAGCCGGGCGACACCGTGCTGGACCTGGGCAGCGGCGCCGGCAACGACTGTTTCGTGGCCCGCGCGGAGACCGGCGAGGATGGACGGGTGATCGGCGTGGACCTCACCCCGGAGATGATCGCCAAGGCGAAGGAGAACGCCGCCAAGCTCGGCTACCAGAACGTGGAGTTCCGGCTGGGCGACATCGAGGCGCTGCCCCTGACCAGCAGCGTGGTGGACGTGGTGGTGAGCAATTGCGTGCTGAACCTGGTGCCCGACAAGCGCAAGGCCTTCCGCGAGGTGCTCCGCGTGTTGAAGCCGGGCGGCCACTTCAGCATCAGTGACGTGGTGCTGCGCGGCGAATTGCCGGAAAAACTCCAGGCCGCGGCCGAGATGTACGCCGGCTGCGTGAGCGGCGCGCTTCAGGAGCACGACTATCTCGGCATCATCCATGACCTCGGCTTCGAGCAGGTGAGCGTGCAAAAGCGCAAACCCATCATCATCCCGGACGACATCCTGCGCAACTATCTGGGAGAGGACGAGCTCGCCACGTTCAAGGCCGGCGGCACGGGCATCTTCAGCATCACGGTGTCGGCCCGCAAGCCCAACAAGCAAGGCATGATGCCGGAACAGGTCCGGCACGACAAAGCGGAATTGAAAGCGGCCTGCTGCGGCAGCGGGAGCAACTGCTGCTGA
- a CDS encoding winged helix-turn-helix transcriptional regulator, whose translation MGLIKEHLFSPEQNRIAALAKVLGHPARIAILQYLTRRGTCVNGSLVEELGLAQATISQHLWELKNAGLIQGTVEGTSVCYCIEPKGWNALKKDLDKLLTTVSIKCC comes from the coding sequence ATGGGCCTCATCAAGGAACACCTCTTCTCCCCGGAGCAGAACCGGATCGCCGCCCTGGCCAAGGTGCTGGGGCATCCGGCGCGCATCGCCATCCTGCAATACCTCACCAGGCGGGGCACCTGCGTGAACGGGTCGCTCGTGGAGGAACTGGGCCTGGCGCAGGCCACCATCAGCCAGCACCTGTGGGAACTGAAGAACGCCGGGCTGATCCAAGGCACGGTGGAAGGCACCAGCGTGTGCTACTGCATCGAACCCAAGGGCTGGAACGCGCTGAAGAAGGACCTGGACAAACTACTCACGACCGTGAGCATCAAATGCTGCTGA
- the katG gene encoding catalase/peroxidase HPI has product MTADGHSGATMKSPSNARATAISDWWPNRLDLGILRQNSSLSDPMGPDFNYAEAFQKLDYKALKEDIRKVLTESQDWWPADYGHYGGLFIRMAWHSAGTYRSGDGRGGSRAGQQRFAPVNSWPDNANLDKARRLLWPIKQKYGKSISWADLMILTGNVALEDMGLKTFGFAGGREDVWEPETDVYWGAEQKWLSDDKRYSGERDLETPLAAVQMGLIYVNPEGPKGNPDPVLAAKDIRETFGRMGMNDEETVALIAGGHTLGKTHGAGPASHVGPEPEAAGIEEQGFGWKSTYKSGKGADAITSGLEVIWTSTPTKWGHLFFVNLFENEWELTKSPAGAHQWVAKNPKMMVPDAFDKEKMHKPTMLTTDLSLRMDPVYEKISRRFYENPGAFDEAFARAWFKLTHRDMGPRSTYLGPEAPTEDLIWQDPIPAADHALIGTADIDRLKKSILSSGLTIPELVGTAWASASTYRHSDRRGGANGARIRLAPQKDWEVNNPAQLQKVLAALEKIQADFNASAGNKKVSMADLIVLGGDAAVEKAAANAGYPVRIPFAPGRTDATQEQTDVESFALLEPMADGFRNYLKKRYTISTEELLVDKAQLLTLTAPEMTVLVGGMRALNANYDGSKHGILTANGDALTNEWFVNLLDMRTEWKPTSDTKETFEGKDRATGAARYTATRADLIFGSHSELRALAEVYASSDAKEKFVRDFVAAWHKVMHLDRFDLARR; this is encoded by the coding sequence ATGACCGCCGACGGCCATTCCGGGGCCACCATGAAGAGCCCCTCCAACGCGCGCGCCACCGCCATCAGTGACTGGTGGCCCAACCGCCTCGACCTCGGCATCCTGCGGCAGAACTCCTCGCTCTCCGATCCCATGGGTCCGGACTTCAACTATGCCGAAGCCTTCCAGAAGCTGGACTACAAGGCCCTGAAGGAGGACATCCGCAAGGTGCTCACCGAGTCGCAGGACTGGTGGCCCGCCGACTACGGCCACTACGGCGGTCTCTTCATCCGCATGGCCTGGCACAGCGCCGGCACCTACCGCTCAGGCGACGGCCGCGGCGGATCGCGCGCCGGGCAACAGCGCTTCGCACCCGTGAACAGCTGGCCCGACAACGCCAACCTCGACAAGGCACGCCGCCTCCTCTGGCCCATCAAGCAGAAGTACGGCAAGAGCATCTCCTGGGCCGACCTCATGATCCTCACCGGCAACGTGGCGCTGGAGGACATGGGCCTCAAGACCTTCGGCTTCGCCGGTGGCCGCGAGGACGTGTGGGAACCCGAGACCGATGTGTACTGGGGCGCCGAGCAGAAGTGGCTGTCCGATGACAAGCGCTACTCCGGCGAACGCGATCTGGAAACGCCCCTCGCCGCCGTGCAGATGGGCCTCATCTACGTGAACCCCGAAGGCCCCAAGGGCAACCCCGATCCCGTGCTCGCCGCCAAGGACATCCGCGAGACCTTCGGCCGCATGGGCATGAACGACGAGGAGACCGTGGCCCTCATCGCCGGTGGCCACACCCTGGGCAAGACCCACGGCGCCGGCCCTGCCAGCCACGTGGGCCCCGAGCCCGAAGCGGCCGGCATCGAGGAGCAGGGCTTCGGCTGGAAGAGCACCTACAAGAGCGGCAAGGGCGCCGATGCCATCACCTCCGGCCTGGAAGTGATCTGGACCTCCACCCCCACCAAGTGGGGGCACCTCTTCTTCGTGAACCTCTTCGAGAACGAATGGGAGCTCACCAAGAGCCCCGCCGGCGCGCACCAGTGGGTGGCCAAGAACCCCAAGATGATGGTGCCCGATGCCTTCGACAAGGAGAAGATGCACAAGCCCACCATGCTCACCACCGACCTCTCCCTGCGCATGGACCCCGTGTACGAGAAGATCTCCCGCCGCTTCTATGAGAACCCCGGCGCCTTCGACGAGGCCTTCGCCCGCGCCTGGTTCAAGCTCACCCACCGCGACATGGGTCCGCGCAGCACCTACCTCGGCCCCGAAGCACCCACTGAGGACCTCATCTGGCAGGACCCCATCCCCGCTGCGGACCACGCCCTCATCGGCACCGCCGACATCGACCGCCTGAAGAAGTCCATCCTCAGCTCCGGCCTCACCATCCCCGAACTGGTGGGCACCGCATGGGCATCGGCCTCCACCTACCGCCACTCCGACCGGCGCGGCGGGGCCAACGGCGCACGCATCCGCCTGGCACCCCAAAAGGACTGGGAGGTGAACAACCCCGCACAGCTCCAGAAGGTGCTCGCCGCGCTGGAGAAGATCCAGGCCGACTTCAACGCCAGCGCCGGCAACAAGAAGGTGTCCATGGCCGACCTCATCGTGCTGGGTGGTGATGCCGCCGTGGAGAAGGCCGCCGCCAACGCCGGCTACCCGGTGCGCATCCCCTTCGCGCCCGGCCGCACCGATGCCACCCAGGAGCAGACCGATGTGGAAAGCTTCGCCCTGCTGGAGCCCATGGCCGACGGCTTCCGCAACTACCTGAAGAAGCGCTACACCATCTCCACCGAGGAACTGCTGGTGGACAAGGCCCAGCTGCTCACCCTCACCGCGCCGGAGATGACCGTGCTGGTGGGCGGCATGCGCGCGCTCAACGCCAACTACGACGGCTCCAAGCACGGCATCCTCACCGCCAATGGCGACGCCCTCACCAACGAGTGGTTCGTGAACCTGCTGGACATGCGCACCGAGTGGAAGCCCACCTCCGACACCAAGGAGACCTTCGAAGGAAAGGACCGCGCCACCGGTGCTGCCAGGTACACCGCCACCCGCGCCGACCTCATCTTCGGCTCGCACTCCGAGTTGCGCGCCCTGGCCGAAGTGTACGCCAGCAGCGATGCCAAGGAGAAGTTCGTGCGCGACTTCGTGGCCGCCTGGCACAAGGTGATGCACCTGGACCGCTTCGACCTCGCGCGCCGCTAA
- a CDS encoding class I SAM-dependent methyltransferase, producing MADQQELDAHYTTMDKIFRLSLGEKGAYSGARFDGDFSLTLEQAQERKHRFIMEHCNIKPGDKVLDIGCGWGAFIDFLNKQGVHTTGVVLAEGQAIACRKNGLNVHHMDSKDITPETFGKFDAVCAMGSPEHLCSVEEYRAGKQEEIYRTYFKQVSDLLPVGGRFYCQTMVFGPNMVNFEDIKFGKTNVWKNRKSYSGEELMDLVCDVFPGSWLPYGQEGMTRPASEHFKLIHADSGRLDYIETIHRWTAAFNKFHPVKYLLYASLLPKLFSSDFRKWVRRYQIAPNLQVFEREIFEHYRMVFEKVRD from the coding sequence ATGGCCGACCAGCAGGAACTCGACGCGCACTACACCACCATGGACAAGATCTTCCGGCTGAGCCTGGGAGAGAAAGGGGCGTACAGCGGTGCCCGGTTCGATGGCGACTTCTCCCTCACCCTGGAGCAGGCGCAGGAGCGCAAGCATCGCTTCATCATGGAGCATTGCAACATCAAGCCGGGCGACAAGGTGCTCGACATCGGCTGCGGCTGGGGCGCCTTCATCGATTTCCTGAACAAGCAGGGGGTGCACACCACGGGCGTGGTCCTCGCCGAAGGGCAGGCCATCGCGTGCCGCAAGAACGGCCTCAACGTACACCACATGGACAGCAAGGACATCACCCCGGAGACCTTCGGGAAGTTCGATGCGGTGTGCGCCATGGGCAGCCCGGAGCACCTCTGTTCGGTGGAGGAGTACCGCGCGGGCAAGCAGGAGGAGATCTACCGCACCTACTTCAAGCAGGTAAGCGACCTGCTGCCGGTGGGTGGCCGCTTCTACTGCCAGACCATGGTGTTCGGCCCGAACATGGTGAACTTCGAGGACATCAAGTTCGGCAAGACCAACGTGTGGAAGAACCGCAAGAGCTACAGCGGCGAAGAGCTGATGGACCTGGTGTGCGATGTGTTCCCCGGTTCATGGCTGCCCTATGGACAGGAAGGGATGACGCGGCCTGCCAGCGAACACTTCAAGCTGATCCATGCCGACAGCGGACGCCTGGACTACATCGAAACGATCCACCGCTGGACGGCGGCCTTCAACAAATTCCACCCGGTGAAGTACCTGCTCTATGCCTCGCTGCTGCCGAAGCTCTTCAGCAGCGACTTCCGCAAGTGGGTGCGCCGCTACCAGATCGCGCCCAACCTGCAGGTGTTCGAGCGCGAGATCTTCGAGCACTACCGCATGGTGTTCGAGAAGGTGAGGGACTGA
- a CDS encoding LptF/LptG family permease, translating to MLRTLDRYIIRQFLGTFFFILVVIMLIAVVFDISEKTEDFAKMKATTGEIVREYYLNFVIYYSNLFSGLLIFIAVLLFTSRLAHRTEVIAMLSSGVSFPRIMWPYFLAATILTALSLLTNHVVLPLANKTRLDFEERHIRATFRVHEHHIHREISPGVIAYFESFNAKEKAGYRFGLEQWEGGRLTRKLHADRAEYDSVTGAWRSHEYLLRIIGEDDERLIRGTMLDTVIPLKPSDLGQRWEFAMAMGWDEINDYIAAKQAQGDGSVMPYLIEKHQRTSYPFATYVFTLIGVGIASRKVRGGTGLHLALGVLLTLLYIFAMKLTTVAATNAGLDPLAAVWLPNGIFLLVGLWIYRRAPK from the coding sequence ATGCTCCGCACCCTGGACCGCTATATCATCCGCCAGTTCCTGGGCACCTTCTTCTTCATCCTGGTGGTGATCATGCTCATCGCCGTGGTGTTCGACATCAGCGAAAAGACCGAGGACTTCGCCAAGATGAAGGCCACCACAGGCGAGATCGTGCGGGAGTACTACCTCAACTTCGTGATCTACTACAGCAACCTGTTCAGCGGGCTGCTCATCTTCATCGCCGTGCTGCTGTTCACCAGCCGGCTGGCGCACCGCACGGAGGTGATCGCCATGCTCAGCAGCGGGGTGAGCTTCCCGCGCATCATGTGGCCCTATTTCCTGGCTGCCACCATCCTCACGGCCCTGTCGCTGCTCACCAACCACGTGGTGCTGCCCCTGGCGAACAAGACCCGGCTCGACTTCGAGGAACGCCACATCCGCGCCACTTTCCGCGTGCACGAGCACCACATCCACCGGGAGATATCGCCAGGCGTGATCGCCTACTTCGAGAGCTTCAACGCCAAGGAGAAGGCCGGCTACCGCTTCGGTCTGGAGCAATGGGAGGGTGGCCGTCTCACGCGCAAACTGCACGCGGACCGCGCGGAATACGACAGCGTCACCGGGGCGTGGCGCTCGCATGAATACCTGCTCCGCATCATCGGGGAGGATGACGAGCGCCTCATCCGGGGCACCATGCTGGACACGGTGATCCCCCTGAAGCCCTCCGACCTGGGCCAGCGCTGGGAGTTCGCGATGGCCATGGGCTGGGATGAGATCAACGACTACATCGCGGCCAAACAGGCGCAGGGCGACGGCAGCGTGATGCCCTACCTCATCGAGAAGCACCAGCGCACCTCCTACCCCTTCGCCACCTACGTCTTCACCTTGATCGGTGTGGGCATCGCCAGCCGCAAGGTGCGCGGCGGCACCGGCCTGCACCTGGCCCTGGGCGTGCTGCTCACCCTGCTCTACATCTTCGCCATGAAGCTCACCACCGTGGCCGCCACCAATGCCGGCCTCGATCCCCTGGCCGCGGTGTGGCTTCCCAACGGCATCTTCCTGCTGGTGGGCCTGTGGATCTACCGAAGAGCGCCCAAATAG
- a CDS encoding transcriptional regulator, translating to MKVKPIRTKKEHKAALLRIEELFDLDPKDGSPEADELELLTMVVEDYEDIHYPVPPPEPIEAIKFRLDQMGLSEKDLDKWLGSRQRRSEILNGKRKLSLSMIRTLHKHLRIPAETLIREYKVKVA from the coding sequence ATGAAGGTTAAGCCCATCCGCACAAAAAAAGAGCACAAGGCGGCGTTGCTGCGTATCGAAGAGCTTTTCGACCTTGACCCCAAGGATGGCAGCCCCGAAGCCGATGAATTGGAGCTCCTGACCATGGTGGTGGAGGACTATGAGGACATCCATTACCCAGTGCCACCGCCCGAACCCATCGAGGCCATCAAGTTCCGATTGGACCAGATGGGGCTGAGCGAAAAGGACCTGGACAAATGGCTCGGTTCCCGCCAACGCCGTAGCGAGATACTCAACGGCAAGCGCAAGCTGAGCCTCAGCATGATCCGCACCCTGCACAAGCACCTGCGTATCCCGGCCGAAACGCTGATCCGCGAGTACAAGGTGAAGGTGGCCTGA
- a CDS encoding SDR family oxidoreductase — MVEAPDGMHGPRPKVILVSGGSSGLGNAFCWRLAESGHTVVGTSRKPDFEPMGWELIQLDVMDPASVRRAVDHVLLRHGRIDVLVNNAGVGIQGSVEDLDDDLVMRAFHTNFFGLHHMCDAVLPHMRYRRSGLIVNISSIISNYGLPFRGFYSASKAAVQRYSEALRMELRPFGVHVSVVEPGGYRTNIGRDRLRPDAPSDAYGEAYARSMDTLHKDETMCRDPDECAVLVVRIVGSRRPAHMYRPAQRIARLSVALKRLLPGTWFEGMLWKHYG; from the coding sequence ATGGTGGAAGCACCGGACGGGATGCATGGACCAAGACCCAAGGTGATCCTGGTAAGCGGCGGCAGCAGCGGGCTGGGCAACGCCTTCTGCTGGCGCCTGGCGGAAAGCGGGCACACCGTGGTGGGCACCAGCCGCAAGCCGGACTTCGAGCCGATGGGCTGGGAGTTGATCCAACTGGATGTGATGGACCCTGCCAGCGTGCGACGTGCCGTGGACCACGTGTTGCTACGCCATGGCCGCATCGATGTGCTGGTGAACAACGCCGGCGTAGGCATCCAGGGCTCCGTGGAGGACCTCGACGACGACCTGGTGATGCGCGCCTTCCACACCAACTTCTTCGGCCTGCACCACATGTGCGACGCCGTGCTGCCCCACATGCGTTATCGGAGATCGGGGCTCATCGTCAACATCAGCAGCATCATATCCAACTACGGCCTGCCCTTCCGCGGTTTCTACAGCGCCAGCAAAGCGGCAGTGCAGCGCTACAGCGAGGCCCTGCGCATGGAGCTGCGGCCTTTCGGTGTCCATGTCTCCGTGGTGGAACCCGGTGGCTACCGCACCAACATCGGCCGCGACCGCCTGCGACCCGATGCACCAAGCGATGCCTACGGCGAAGCCTATGCGCGCAGCATGGATACCCTGCACAAGGACGAGACCATGTGCCGCGACCCGGACGAATGCGCCGTCTTGGTGGTGCGCATCGTGGGATCCAGGCGGCCGGCACACATGTACCGTCCCGCGCAACGCATCGCCCGGCTCAGCGTGGCCCTGAAGCGCTTGCTCCCCGGCACCTGGTTCGAGGGGATGCTGTGGAAGCACTATGGCTGA
- the arsB gene encoding ACR3 family arsenite efflux transporter, which translates to MTKEPGIGFFERYLTGWVGLCIGTGILVGEFAGDNMQAVADLEYSHVNLPVAILIWLMIYPMMVQVDFGSITRIRPQLKGLGLTVTMNWLIKPFTMAFFAWLFFSQLYGAWLAPERAQEYIAGAILLGAAPCTAMVFVWSWLSGGDPNYTLVQVSVNDLVLLVLFVPIVQFLLGITGIAIPMDVLITSVVVFVVIPLVAGYLTNRWLVRTRGEDWFKTRFLPKLKPVSIVALLTTLVLLFAFQGARILAQPFDILLIAIPLTLQTYFIFFLTWKGGRWLKLPYRTCAPASMIGASNFFEMSVAVAIALFGLDSGAALATVVGVLIEVPIMLHLVSIAKRWRYA; encoded by the coding sequence TTGACCAAGGAACCTGGCATCGGCTTCTTCGAACGCTATCTCACCGGCTGGGTGGGTCTTTGCATCGGCACGGGCATCCTTGTTGGCGAGTTCGCCGGCGACAACATGCAGGCCGTGGCCGATCTGGAATACAGCCACGTGAATCTGCCGGTCGCCATCCTCATCTGGCTGATGATCTACCCCATGATGGTGCAGGTGGACTTCGGTTCCATCACACGCATCCGGCCGCAATTGAAAGGACTTGGTCTCACGGTGACCATGAACTGGTTGATCAAACCTTTCACCATGGCCTTCTTCGCCTGGCTCTTCTTCAGCCAACTCTACGGCGCCTGGCTCGCTCCGGAGCGCGCGCAGGAATACATCGCCGGGGCCATACTGCTCGGTGCCGCGCCCTGTACCGCCATGGTCTTCGTGTGGAGCTGGCTCAGCGGCGGCGACCCCAACTACACGCTGGTGCAGGTGAGCGTGAACGACCTGGTCCTGCTGGTGCTCTTCGTGCCCATCGTACAATTCCTGCTGGGCATCACGGGCATCGCCATCCCCATGGATGTGCTGATCACATCGGTGGTGGTCTTCGTGGTGATCCCGCTCGTGGCCGGCTACCTGACCAACCGCTGGCTGGTACGCACACGCGGCGAGGACTGGTTCAAGACACGCTTCCTGCCCAAGCTGAAGCCTGTCTCCATCGTGGCCTTGCTCACCACCCTCGTGCTGCTCTTCGCCTTCCAAGGCGCCAGGATCCTCGCCCAGCCTTTCGACATCCTGCTTATCGCCATCCCGCTGACCTTGCAGACCTACTTCATCTTCTTCCTCACCTGGAAAGGCGGCCGCTGGCTGAAGCTGCCCTACCGTACCTGCGCCCCGGCGAGCATGATCGGCGCCAGCAATTTCTTCGAGATGTCCGTGGCGGTGGCCATCGCGTTGTTCGGGCTGGACAGCGGTGCGGCCCTGGCCACCGTGGTGGGCGTGCTCATCGAGGTGCCCATCATGCTGCACTTGGTAAGCATCGCGAAGCGCTGGCGATACGCGTGA